The Monodelphis domestica isolate mMonDom1 chromosome 7, mMonDom1.pri, whole genome shotgun sequence genome window below encodes:
- the SRCAP gene encoding helicase SRCAP isoform X2: protein MQSSPSPAHPQLPVLQTEMVSDSMTGSNPVSPASTDSPASSGAGGISPQHLAQDSSLDGPPGPTDVSSVPLVGVGLSQPADPASKGPKWEKSHAEIAEQAKHEAEIETRIAELRKEGFWSLRRLPKVPEPARPKGHWDYLCEEMQWLSADFAQERRWKRGVARKVVRMVIRHHEEQRQKEERAKREEQAKLRRIASSIAKEVKQFWSNVEKVVQFKQQSRLEEKRKKALDLQLDFIVGQTEKYSDLLSQSLNQPLAPTPSKAGSSPGLGSSHTGSAASSPPPPVLPQLDDEDRDFQPQEEEEDDEETIEVEEQQEGNDAETQRREIELLRREGELPLEELLRSLPPQLLVAPSSPTQVPSSSDGDSQEVLEEDGEEEEPSQGMKRKHPTPVTHRNKQLWHPDEEDEEFRADEDEAEDEEDTIAAEEQLAGEVDHATELSELAREGELSMEELLQQYAGAYASDASVPGSGSSEDEEDEDDATSSECEQDQEEERHPHEDSSSQSEAEEPIEEEEENVSEEEEASENSDSEESESEVSEQSEEARLRNRADEEEEEEDDDFGVEYLLAQDEEGSEVKGDSGPAAPGPAPSLGPKKEITDIAAAAESLQPKGYTLATTQVKTPIPLLLRGQLREYQHIGLDWLVTMYEKKLNGILADEMGLGKTIQTISLLAHLACEKGNWGPHLIIVPTSVMLNWEMELKRWCPSFKILTYYGAQKERKLKRQGWTKPNAFHVCITSYKLVLQDHQAFRRKNWRYLILDEAQNIKNFKSQRWQSLLNFNSQRRLLLTGTPLQNSLMELWSLMHFLMPHVFQSHREFKEWFSNPLTGMIEGSQEYNEGLVKRLHKVLRPFLLRRVKVDVEKQMPKKYEHVIRCRLSKRQRCLYDDFMAQATTKETLATGHFMSVINILMQLRKVCNHPNLFDPRPVTSPFITPGICFSTASLVLQATDTHPLQRVDMGRFDLIGLEGRVSRYEADTFLPRHRLSRRVLLEVATAPDPPPRPKPVKMKVNRMLQPVPKPEGRTVVVVNSPRTPLSPAPARPPPGPEHSAQLTPGPTPPVLPAPLLVSSSSPGAPLSPTSRPPGPVLLPPLQPNSGPLPQVLPPPLGVLGGTPRPPTPALPLKPSPPAPVRLSPSAPPGSSSLLKPLTVPPGYAFPAAAPPTPGPQRLILSPDMQARLPSGEVVSIGQLASLAQRPVASTGGSKPLTFQIQGNKLTLTGAQVRQLAVGQPRPLQMPPAMVNSSGVVKIVVRQAPRDGLGPSPQLAPPPRPSSSGLPALLTPRPALPSGRLPTPTLGPTRGPLPTLVRPLLRLLHSPPPETTASVPGSAPVPISSSPLPVSTSLPGSSSSPLSSPILSPLPIPVSSSLTGPGSSPIPISGSTSLPIPISTPLPNPNSSPLPVLAPLPVSVSTPALLPPVASAVSTSASSAQSPLGVASSAPALTLGLSTTPSPAPVQAPVHPLTLASASTNVQSPNLTGASAPAPVLVPASALASPVPTISAPSSTQAPILTPSSTAPQALTSSLTPGPVPPTAILASSPLPSPVPIPVLAPSPGPTPVLVPSPTPVPVLAPSSVPVSTFASTSSLVPAPAPVLAPSSTQTLVPAIVPTPSIGPPSTQTLALAPALAPPLSSSAQTLSLGSVPPLGPSPAQTLSLAPVSPLGPTPVQTLSLAPTAPLGPSPAQTLSLAPATPLGPSPTQTLALAPASPLGPTQTLSLAPIPSLGPAQALSMAPTPALGPSPSQTLSLAPASPLGSPPTHALTLAPAQTLNLTPAPVQVPSLGPTPAQTLTLTPAQTISSAPLPSSLLVPASGPAPSQVTMVSRLPAPKDEPETLTLRSGPPSPPLPATSFCGVRPRRQPPPPPRSPFYLDTLEEKRKRQRAERLERLFQLSEAHGALAPVYGTEVLQFCSLHQPLASPVGPPVPGPSHPAFWTYTEAAHQAVLFPQQRLDQLAEIIERFIFVMPPVEAPAPSLHACHPPPWLAPRHAAFKEHLACELWPRARPLHRIVCNMRTQFPDLRLIQYDCGKLQTLAVLLRRLKAGAHRVLIFTQMTRMLDVLEQFLTYHGHLYLRLDGSTRVEQRQALMERFNADKRIFCFILSTRSGGVGVNLTGADTVIFYDSDWNPTMDAQAQDRCHRIGQTRDVHIYRLISERTVEENILKKANQKRMLGDMAIEGGNFTTAYFKQQTIRELFDMPLEEPAVPVPPLPSAPEEEEEAVANKQTHILEQALCRAEDEEDIRAATQAKAEQVAELAEFNENEGFPTGEGEESGRPGAEDEEVSRAEQEIAALVEQLTPIERYAMNFLEASLEDVSREELKQAEEQVEAARKDLDQAKEEVFRLPREEEIGAGAGDETACGTGGGSHRRSKKAKAPERPGTRVSERLRGARPETPVANSAATPPAHHTRSNSTAPRHSRSPANERAPRATSRPRIISVPAPESTSSPAIPPIPLSTLPVSTSPPIPNLPLTLRPEVESSTQLEPLPQSLEPKYEEAAVAGPKTPPLTPPPPKDLPSSTTELPIPEESLFPSILAPSPTPKAEVVSNGHELESPECVEETTPIPPSDEELTLALSEDNDLGSPFPRVPEELFQELPDIQQPVEIRVPLPSPEKLQGSAPSEVTGPSASSSAASSPESPSPARPPRRRTSADVEIRGQGTGRTGQPPGPKVLRKLPGRLVTVVEEKELVRRRRQQRPASTPPATGASEIGVSPGSSSTRSNSEPESSPPLGGSCDSLSLSTLPPQARRPLPARRRIDLSSSGGDSPENGEQGQLVTGLPVLKRKRGRPPKNRSPGDAGRELHELLQPVPKDKANGAELVASPVEKRRRGRPPKAREPPTPGALPIPGGGGTESRTPPPPLPPPPPPSLPLPLPLPLSPPPPPSPPSVPACPTAVSPSPPKRKRGRPPKNPPSPRPSQPPAFEHDSSLGLEAGGGGKQQQKPSVESEGSSSDEDGGRPLTRLARLRLEAEGPRVRKAEGSVAAIPNRDDTESAESGTGGTDSTTPPVPLLPVPRSTRLRPGSLVPPLESEKVPRKRSGMPAIGGPVPAKRRYPRPRSPLGAEMSTEESEAEASGEEEAEGDGIPRRRPLSRRPVVATPGDQRVLRSSAPINTVGPSLSHRGRKAKT from the exons ATGCAAAGTAGCCCCTCTCCTGCCCACCCTCAACTTCCAGTTCTCCAGACAGAG ATGGTATCAGACAGCATGACAGGAAGCAACCCTGTATCCCCAGCTTCAACTGACTCCCCAGCCTCCAGTGGGGCAGGTGGCATCTCTCCTCAACACCTAGCCCAGGACTCCTCCTTGGATGGGCCTCCTGGTCCCACTGATGTGTCCTCTGTGCCACTAGTTGGAGTTGGCTTATCCCAGCCTGCTGATCCAGCCAGTAAGGGGCCTAAGTGGGAGAAAAGCCACGCTGAGATTGCTGAGCAAGCCAAGCAT GAAGCAGAGATAGAAACACGAATTGCAGAACTTCGTAAAGAGGGCTTCTGGTCACTAAGGCGACTGCCCAAGGTTCCTGAACCAGCCCGACCCAAGGGTCATTGGGACTACCTTTGTGAAGAAATGCAGTGGCTCTCTGCTGACTTTGCTCAGGAACGACGTTGGAAACGGGGTGTGGCTCGTAAG GTAGTACGGATGGTAATACGTCATCATGAGGAGCAGCGGCAGAAGGAAGAACGGGCTAAGCGGGAAGAGCAGGCCAAATTACGAAGAATTGCCTCATCCATTGCTAAGGAAGTGAAGCAGTTCTGGAGCAATGTGGAGAAG GTGGTGCAGTTCAAACAGCAGTCTCGATTAGAGGAAAAGCGAAAAAAAGCCCTAGACCTTCAACTTGATTTCATTGTGGGCCAAACGGAGAAGTATTCTGATCTGTTGAGCCAGAGCCTCAATCAGCCCCTTGCCCCAACTCCAAGCAAAGCTGGCTCTTCCCCTGGCCTTGGTTCTTCTCACACTGGTTCAGCTGCTTCTAGTCCCCCACCTCCTGTCCTCCCCCAGCTTGATGATGAAG ATCGGGACTTTCAAccacaagaagaagaagaagatgatgaagaGACTATTGAGGTTGAGGAACAACAAGAGGGCAATGATGCAGAGACCCAAAGGCGTGAGATTGAGCTTCTTCGTCGTGAGGGAGAGCTGCCTTTGGAAGAGCTGCTACGTTCTTTGCCCCCCCAGCTGCTGGTTGCACCTTCCAGTCCCACCCAGGTCCCTTCATCAAGTGATGGTGACTCCCAAGAGGTCCTGGAGGAAGATGGTGAAGAGGAAGAACCTTCCCAGGGCATGAAG AGGAAGCACCCAACACCTGTCACTCATCGTAACAAGCAGCTATGGCATCCTGATGAAGAAGATGAGGAGTTCAGGGCTGATGAAGATGAAG CGGAGGATGAAGAGGATACAATAGCAGCTGAGGAACAACTGGCAGGGGAGGTAGACCATGCCACAGAACTCAGTGAATTGGCCCGAGAAG GAGAACTTTCAATGGAGGAGCTGCTACAGCAGTATGCAGGGGCCTATGCTTCAGATGCTTCAGTCCCAGGCTCAGGGAGCAgtgaagatgaggaagatgaagacGATGCTACCAGCTCTGAATGTGAACAAGATCAGGAAGAGGAAAGGCATCCCCATGAGGATAGTAGCAGTCAATCTG AAGCTGAGGAACCaattgaggaggaggaagaaaatgtttcAGAGGAGGAAGAGGCAAGTGAGAATTCAGACTCAGAGGAATCAGAGTCAGAAGTATCTGAGCAGTCTGAGGAGGCCCGTCTTAGAAACAGAgcagatgaagaagaagaggaggaagatgatgaCTTTGGAGTAGAGTATCTTCTGGCCCAGGATGAAGAAGGGAGTGAAGTCAAGGGAGACAGTGGCCCTGCTGCCCCAGGGCCCGCTCCATCATTGGGCCCTAAGAAGGAGATAACTgatattgctgctgctgctgagagCCTCCAACCCAAGGGCTATACCCTGGCTACTACCCAG GTGAAGACTCCAATCCCCCTGTTGCTTCGGGGCCAGCTTCGTGAGTACCAACATATTGGGCTGGATTGGCTGGTCACTATGTATGAGAAGAAGCTCAATGGCATCCTTGCTGATGAGATGGGGCTAGGAAAGACGATCCAGACTATCTCCCTGCTGGCACACTTGGCTTGCGAGAAGG GTAATTGGGGGCCCCACTTGATCATTGTCCCCACCAGTGTCATGTTGAACTGGGAGATGGAACTAAAGCGTTGGTGCCCCAGCTTTAAAATCCTCACTTACTATGGAgctcaaaaagaaaggaaactcaaGCGGCAG GGCTGGACTAAGCCCAATGCCTTCCATGTTTGTATTACATCTTACAAGCTGGTGCTGCAGGACCACCAGGCCTTCCGCCGAAAGAACTGGCGATACCTCATATTAGATGAGGCACAGAATATCAAGAACTTCAAGTCTCAGCGATGGCAGTCGCTACTTAACTTCAACAG CCAGCGCCGTCTGCTCTTGACAGGGACACCATTGCAGAATAGCCTCATGGAATTGTGGTCCCTGATGCACTTCCTGATGCCCCACGTCTTCCAGTCCCACCGAGAGTTCAAGGAATGGTTTTCTAATCCCTTGACTGGCATGATTGAAGGCAGTCAGGAGTACAATGAGGGACTAGTCAAACGGCTACATAag GTCCTTCGCCCCTTCCTACTGCGCCGGGTTAAGGTGGATGTTGAAAAACAGATGCCTAAGAAATACGAACACGTGATCCGTTGCCGTCTATCAAAGCGGCAGCGCTGTCTTTATGATGACTTCATGGCACAGGCTAC TACCAAGGAGACACTTGCCACTGGTCACTTCATGAGTGTCATTAACATCCTAATGCAGTTACGTAAAGTCTGCAACCATCCAAATTTGTTTGATCCACGACCTGTGACTTCTCCTTTCATCACTCCTGGCATCTGCTTTAGCACTGCTTCACTGGTGCTTCAGGCTACAGATACTCATCCCCTGCAA CGGGTGGACATGGGCCGGTTTGACCTAATTGGACTGGAGGGCCGAGTATCTCGTTATGAGGCTGACACATTTCTGCCCCGGCATCGCCTCTCCCGCCGGGTACTACTGGAGGTGGCCACTGCTCCGGATCCCCCTCCCCGTCCCAAGCCTGTCAAGATGAAAGTCAACAG GATGCTGCAGCCGGTGCCAAAGCCTGAAGGCCGGACAGTAGTTGTGGTGAACAGCCCACGGACACCCTTGAGCCCTGCCCCAGCCCGACCTCCTCCAGGCCCTGAGCACTCAGCCCAGCTCACCCCTGGCCCAACCCCTCCAGTGCTGCCAGCCCCACTACTGGTGTCATCCTCATCCCCTGGGGCTCCGCTTAGCCCAACATCCCGGCCCCCTGGCCCAGTCTTGCTACCCCCTCTGCAGCCAAACAGTGGTCCCCTCCCCCAGG TGCTGCCACCCCCTCTGGGGGTGCTGGGTGGAACCCCAAGGCCCCCCACCCCAGCCTTGCCCTTGAAGCCATCTCCACCTGCCCCAGTACGCCTGAGCCCCTCTGCTCCACCTGGCTCATCCAGCCTGTTAAAGCCCCTGACGGTGCCACCTGGCTATGCCTTCCCAGCTGCAGCTCCTCCAACCCCGGGGCCTCAGCGCCTCATCCTCTCCCCTGACATGCAAGCCCGCCTGCCCT CTGGTGAGGTGGTGAGCATTGGGCAGTTGGCCTCCTTAGCACAGCGGCCAGTGGCCAGTACAGGGGGCAgtaaacccctcaccttccagaTCCAGGGAAACAAATTGACTTTGACTGGTGCCCAGGTGCGCCAACTTGCTGTGGGGCAGCCCCGCCCGCTGCAAA TGCCCCCAGCCATGGTGAACAGCTCAGGAGTGGTGAAGATTGTAGTTCGACAGGCCCCTAGAGATGGATTGGGTCCTTCACCCCAGCTGGCCCCACCACCCCGGCCTTCCAGCTCTGGACTTCCAGCACTACTGACCCCACGACCTGCACTTCCCTCTGGCCGGCTACCTACTCCTACTCTAGGCCCTACCCGTGGTCCTCTGCCCACACTGGTTAGGCCCCTGCTCAGGCTATTACATAGTCCCCCACCAGAGACAACTG CCTCagttcctggctctgctcctgtCCCCATATCATCATCTCCCCTTCCAGTCTCAACTTCACTTCCTGGCTCAAGCTCATCTCCTCTCTCTAGTCCCATCTTGTCTCCACTTCCCATCCCAGTCTCATCTTCACTTACTGGTCCTGGCTCATCTCCCATCCCCATTTCAGGTTCCACTTCACTCCCTATTCCAATCTCAACTCCACTTCCCAACCCTAACTCATCTCCACTCCCTGTCTTAGCTCCACTTCCTGTTTCAGTGTCAACTCCAGCTCTCTTGCCTCCTGTGGCTTCTGCTGTCTCAACTTCTGCTTCTTCAGCCCAGTCACCATTAGGAGTTGCCTCATCAGCTCCAGCCTTGACACTGGGACTGAGTACAACTCCTTCACCTGCACCAGTCCAGGCTCCAGTCCACCCTCTGACTCTGGCATCAGCTTCTACAAATGTACAAAGTCCTAACCTGACTGGAGCTTCAGCACCAGCACCAGTCCTGGTTCCTGCTTCAGCTTTGGCCTCCCCTGTTCCAACAATATCAGCCCCATCTTCAACTCAGGCTCCCATCCTGACTCCATCATCTACAGCACCTCAGGCTCTGACTTCTTcgctgactccagggccagttcCGCCAACAGCAATCCTGGCTTCATCTCCACTTCCATCACCAGTTCCCATTCCAGTCCTGGCTCCATCACCGGGCCCTACACCTGTTTTGGTTCCATCACCAACTCCTGTTCCAGTCTTAGCTCCATCATCAGTTCCAGTATCCACCTTCGCTTCAACTTCTTCATTGGTGCCAGCCCCAGCTCCAGTCCTGGCCCCATCATCAACTCAGACCCTGGTACCAGCTATAGTTCCAACACCTTCAATAGGCCCACCTTCTACCCAGACACTAGCCCTAGCTCCAGCTTTAGCACCACCACTTAGCTCTTCTGCTCAGACACTCTCTCTGGGTTCAGTGCCCCCTCTGGGTCCGTCTCCAGCTCAGACCCTCTCATTGGCTCCAGTATCTCCCCTAGGTCCAACTCCAGTTCAGACCCTCTCACTGGCTCCTACAGCACCACTGGGTCCATCTCCAGCTCAGACACTTTCATTGGCTCCTGCAACTCCTCTGGGTCCATCTCCAACTCAGACGCTTGCTCTAGCTCCAGCTTCCCCCTTGGGTCCGACTCAGACTCTTTCTCTGGCTCCAATTCCGTCATTGGGTCCAGCTCAGGCACTCTCTATGGCACCCACACCAGCTTTGGGTCCATCTCCATCTCAGACTCTATCTCTGGCTCCAGCTTCCCCCTTGGGATCACCTCCAACTCATGCACTGACTTTGGCTCCTGCTCAGACACTGAATCTGACCCCAGCCCCAGTTCAGGTGCCCTCTCTGGGCCCAACTCCAGCACAGACACTGACCCTGACTCCAGCACAGACAATATCTTCGGCCCCTCTACCATCTTCCCTCCTGGTTCCAGCTTCAGGCCCAGCTCCCTCACAAGTTACCATGGTTTCTCGATTACCTGCTCCCAAGGATGAGCCTGAAACTCTGACACTGCGTTCAGGCCCCCCTAGCCCTCCCCTTCCGGCTACCTCGTTCTGTGGAGTCCGGCCCCGACGCCAGCCACCTCCACCACCCCGATCCCCCTTCTATCTG GACACTTTGGAGGAAAAGCGGAAGCGACAACGGGCAGAACGCCTAGAACGGCTCTTTCAACTGAGTGAGGCCCATGGAGCATTGGCACCTGTATATGGGACTGAGGTGCTACAGTTCTGTTCCTTGCACCAACCCCTGGCCAGCCCAGTTGGACCCCCTGTCCCTGGCCCCAGCCATCCTGCCTTTTGGACTTATACTGAGGCTGCCCACCAGGCTGTGTTGTTTCCCCAGCAGCGGCTTGACCAACTGGCAGAAATCATTGAGAG GTTCATATTTGTCATGCCTCCTGTGGAGGCTCCAGCCCCATCCCTGCATGCCTGCCACCCACCTCCTTGGCTGGCTCCACGCCATGCAGCCTTCAAGGAGCACCTGGCTTGTGAACTTTGGCCCCGGGCTCGGCCGCTACACCGTATAGTCTGTAACATGCGAACTCAGTTCCCTGACCTTCGACTTATACAGTATGACTGTG GAAAGCTGCAGACACTTGCAGTGTTGCTAAGGCGGCTCAAGGCTGGGGCACACCGGGTGCTCATCTTCACCCAGATGACTCGAATGTTGGACGTATTGGAGCAGTTCCTTACCTACCATGGCCACCTCTACCTACGGCTGGATGGTTCCACCCGTGTTGAACAAAGACAG GCTTTGATGGAGCGGTTCAATGCAGACAAACGAATTTTTTGCTTCATACTTTCAACACGGAGTGGGGGTGTGGGTGTGAACCTGACGGGGGCAGATACAGTCATCTTCTATGACAGTGATTGGAACCCCACCATGGATGCACAAGCCCAGGACCGCTGCCACCGCATTGGCCAGACCCGAGATGTGCATATCTACAG GCTTATCAGTGAACGAACTGTGGAGGAGAACATCCTGAAGAAGGCCAATCAAAAGCGAATGCTGGGGGATATGGCCATAGAGGGTGGCAACTTCACCACAGCCTATTTTAAACAG CAGACAATTCGTGAGTTGTTTGATATGCCCTTGGAAGAGCCAGCTGTCCCTGTCCCACCTTTGCCTTCTGCCcctgaagaagaggaagaagctgTGGCCAACAAGCAGACCCACATTTTGGAACAG GCACTATGCCGGGCAGAGGATGAAGAGGATATCCGTGCAGCCACCCAAGCCAAGGCAGAGCAGGTGGCAGAGCTTGCAGAGTTCAATGAGAATGAAGGTTTCCCCactggagagggagaggagagtggTAGGCCAGGGGCTGAAGATGAGGAGGTATCCAGAGCTGAGCAAGAGATTGCTGCCCTTGTGGAACAG CTGACACCTATTGAGCGCTATGCCATGAACTTTTTGGAGGCGTCGCTGGAGGATGTGAGCCGCGAGGAGTTGAAACAGGCAGAA GAACAAGTAGAGGCTGCACGAAAAGACCTAGACCAAGCTAAGGAAGAAGTATTTCGTCTACCCCGTGAGGAGGAGATTGGGGCAGGAGCTGGGGATGAAACAGCCTGTGGGACTGGTGGAGGCAGCCATCGCCGTAGTAAGAAAGCCAAGGCCCCTGAGCGTCCAGGAACCCGGGTCAGTGAAAGGCTTCGTGGAGCCCGGCCTGAGACTCCAGTGGCAAATTCTGCTGCTACCCCACCTGCTCATCATACTCGTAGTAATTCCACTGCTCCTCGTCATAGTCGAAGCCCTGCCAATGAGAGAGCCCCACGGGCTACCTCACGACCCCGGATCATTTCAGTTCCAGCTCCTGAATCCACATCATCTCCTGCCATCCCCCCAATACCCCTTAGTACCCTGCCAGTTTCCACTTCTCCACCAATCCCCAACCTACCACTAACCTTGAGACCTGAGGTAGAATCATCAACCCAGTTGGAGCCACTCCCTCAGTCACTGGAGCCTAAGTATGAGGAGGCAGCAGTGGCTGGCCCCAAGACCCCTCCACTTACCCCTCCCCCTCCAAAAGACCTGCCATCAAGTACCACTGAACTCCCTATACCAGAGGAGAGTCTTTTCCCTAGTATACTTGCCCCAAGTCCAACCCCTAAGGCAGAGGTTGTTTCCAATGGCCATGAGCTGGAGTCTCCAGAGTGTGTTGAGGAGACCACACCAATACCACCTAGTGATGAAGAGTTAACTCTAGCTCTAAGTGAGGACAATGACCTTGGGTCCCCATTTCCTAGAGTCCCTGAAGAGCTTTTCCAGGAACTACCAGATATTCAACAGCCAGTGGAGATTCGAGTCCCATTACCCAGTCCTGAGAAGCTCCAAGGTTCTGCTCCATCAGAGGTAACAGGTCCATCAGCTTCTTCTTCAGCTGCTTCTTCTCCTGAGAGTCCTTCACCAGCTCGTCCTCCGAGACGGCGCACCAGTGCTGATGTGGAAATTCGGGGACAAGGGACAGGAAGGACTGGGCAGCCCCCAGGTCCCAAGGTACTGAGAAAGCTACCTGGCAGGCTGGTCACAGTAGTGGAGGAAAAGGAGCTTGTGCGAAGGCGACGACAGCAGCGTCCAGCTTCAACACCGCCAGCAACAGGGGCCTCAGAGATTGGGGTCAGCCCTGGAAGCTCTTCAACCCGGAGCAACTCTGAGCCTGAGTCTTCCCCTCCTCTGGGAGGCTCCTGTGATTCTCTGTCACTTTCTACTCTGCCTCCCCAAGCCCGGCGACCTTTGCCTGCTCGCCGCCGAATTGACCTGAGCAGTTCTGGTGGGGACAGCCCAGAGAATGGAGAACAAGGACAGCTAGTCACAGGTCTACCTGTCTTGAAGCGCAAACGTGGCCGACCACCTAAGAACAGGTCCCCTGGGGATGCAGGGCGTGAGCTACATGAGTTGCTCCAACCTGTACCTAAGGACAAGGCCAATGGAGCCGAGTTAGTGGCATCACCTGTGGAAAAACGAAGGCGGGGGCGGCCCCCTAAGGCGAGAGAACCACCTACCCCAGGAGCCCTGCCCATTCCGGGAGGTGGTGGCACTGAGAGTCGGACACCGCCACCCCCCTTgccacctcctcctcccccttcccttcctctacctcttccccttcctctttctcctcctccccccccttctcctccttctgtcCCTGCCTGTCCTACAGCTGTTTCACCTTCCCCACCCAAACGGAAAAGGGGCCGACCCCCCAAAAACCCTCCATCACCCCGGCCTAGCCAGCCACCAGCTTTTGAGCATGACAGTTCCTTAGGTCTTGAAGCTGGTGGAGGGGGGAAACAACAACAGAAGCCTTCTGTTGAAAGTGAGGGTAGCTCCTCTGATGAGGATGGGGGTCGTCCTCTTACTCGCCTAGCCCGCCTCCGTTTAGAAGCAGAGGGACCCCGGGTTCGGAAGGCAGAGGGATCTGTGGCAGCCATCCCTAACAGAGATGACACAGAATCAGCAGAAAGTGGCACTGGTGGCACTGATTCAACAACACCCCCTGTACCACTGCTCCCAGTTCCTCGTTCAACCCGACTACGTCCAGGCTCCCTAGTCCCCCCACTGGAGAGTGAGAAGGTACCCCGAAAACGGTCAGGGATGCCAGCCATTGGTGGCCCTGTCCCAGCCAAGAGGAGGTACCCACGACCTCGAAGCCCTTTGGGGGCTGAGATGTCAACAGAGGAGTCAGAGGCTGAGGCCTCGGGCGAGGAGGAAGCTGAGGGTGATGGTATTCCCCGCCGTCGGCCTCTGTCCCGACGCCCAGTTGTGGCCACCCCTGGGGACCAACGTGTCCTGCGAAGCAGTGCCCCTATAAATACAGTTGGCCCTTCCCTCAGCCACAGAGGCCGGAAGGCTAAAACGTGA